Proteins from a genomic interval of Natator depressus isolate rNatDep1 chromosome 20, rNatDep2.hap1, whole genome shotgun sequence:
- the TRAPPC5 gene encoding trafficking protein particle complex subunit 5 yields the protein MDSRFTRGKSAILERSLTRPKTEVSLSAFSLLFSEIVQYCQNRVYSVSELQNKLSELGQQVGARILDVLVMREKNGKRETKVINILLFIKVTVWKALFGKEADKLEQANDDDKTYYIIEKEPLINTYISVPKENSTLNCASFTAGIVEAILTYSGFPAKVTAHWHKGTTLMIKFDESVIARDKALDGR from the coding sequence ATGGATTCACGCTTCACTCGTGGGAAATCTGCCATCCTGGAGCGGTCTCTGACCCGGCCAAAGACAGAGGTCAGCCTGAGCGCGTTCTCTCTGCTCTTCTCTGAGATAGTCCAGTACTGTCAGAACCGGGTCTACTCCGTCTCTGAGCTCCAGAACAAgctctctgagctgggccagcaaGTGGGAGCTCGCATCCTGGATGTGCTGGTCATGCGGGAGAAAAACGGCAAGCGGGAGACCAAGGTCATCAACATTCTCCTCTTCATCAAGGTGACGGTGTGGAAGGCCTTGTTCGGGAAGGAGGCGGACAAGCTGGAGCAGGCCAACGACGATGACAAGACCTACTACATCATCGAGAAAGAGCCACTGATCAACACGTACATCTCGGTGCCCAAGGAGAACAGCACGCTCAACTGTGCCTCCTTCACAGCTGGCATCGTGGAAGCCATCCTCACCTACAGTGGCTTCCCCGCCAAGGTGACGGCCCACTGGCACAAGGGCACCACCCTCATGATCAAATTTGACGAGTCCGTCATCGCGCGAGACAAAGCCCTGGACGGCCGCTGA